Proteins found in one Penaeus vannamei isolate JL-2024 chromosome 29, ASM4276789v1, whole genome shotgun sequence genomic segment:
- the LOC113811362 gene encoding tetraspanin-33 isoform X2, giving the protein MARRRDYSYISPCVKWTLFFFNFIFWLFGMLVLAIGLYGVVFTAQDLHGLKSVETAYIIITDLSGVMVVLGSIIFIVSFAGCVGALRENLCLLKLYFWSLTIFLIAELMFAIACIIFPWKSREIIEHLLSKRLIEEYRESQNTQNFVDFLQTEFGCCGITVEGYLDWNANEYFNCSESSPSAEKCGVPASCCLNRKNLTHFDFMCGYGMQNKKPHEASETIYTGGCVTSIIQFLESNLYWAAGVIFGITLFQMYVTHQARSLMDQISLQRSR; this is encoded by the exons TTGTTTGGAATGTTGGTGTTGGCTATAGGGCTGTACGGAGTTGTGTTCACGGCTCAGGACTTGCACGGCCTCAAGTCTGTGGAAACAGCCTACATCATCATCACAGATCTGTCAGGAGTAATGGTGGTACTCGGCAGCATTATCTTCATCGTGTCCTTCGCAGGGTGTGTGGGGGCATTGCGTGAAAATCTCTGTCTACTGAAGCTG TACTTCTGGAGCTTGACGATCTTCCTAATTGCTGAACTGATGTTTGCTATTGCCTGCATCATTTTCCCATGGAAGTCTAGGGAGATAATTGAACACTTGCTGTCAAAGCGCCTCATCGAAGAGTACAGGGAGAGCCAAAACACCCAGAACTTTGTTGACTTCCTTCAGACTGAG TTTGGTTGTTGTGGAATCACAGTAGAAGGTTACCTGGACTGGAATGCAAATGAATACTTCAACTGCTCAGAGTCAAGCCCAAGTGCTGAGAAATGTGGTGTTCCAGCTTCCTGTTGCTTGAACAGAAAAAATTTG ACACACTTTGACTTTATGTGTGGGTATGGTatgcaaaacaaaaaa cCTCATGAAGCCTCAGAAACCATTTACACTGGAGGCTGCGTGACATCCATCATTCAGTTCTTAGAATCAAACCTTTATTGGGCTGCTGGAGTCATATTTGGTATCACCTTGTTCCAG ATGTATGTAACTCACCAGGCTCGCTCGTTGATGGACCAGATTTCCCTACAGCGCTCTAGATG